The sequence GAAGTTGCCGCCCTTGCGCACCCACGCGCGCACCTTGTAGTTGCCGTTCGCCAGGCCCGTCTTCGCCTGGTACGTCCAGGTCTCGAAGGGCTGCGAGCTCCAGTGCGTTAGGTGGTAGGCGCCCGAGTGCGCGCCGTTGTACGTCTCGCTGATGGCCGCGCCCGCGGTGCCGTTGGGCGTCCACGTCGTCCAGCTGTTCAGCCCCGACTCGAAGCCCGCGTTGTCCACGCCGATGCCCGTGGGAGGCGGGGTGGTGCCGCCCGTCTGGTACCAGCGCACCCACTCCACTTCCATCGTCTTCGGCTGGCCCTGGTTCAGGGCGATGCTGCCGGCCGCGGGGAACCCGTACCAGTTGCCGCCCATGGCCAGGTTCAGGATGAGGTAGTGGTTCTGCTGGAACTCCGCCTCGGTGCTGTTCGAGAACGTCGTGCCCACGTACTGGTTGTCGAGCCGGAACACCATCTTGCCGGCATCCCACTCCAGCTCGTAGATGTGGAAGGAGTCGGCCAGGTTGTAGCCGCCGCTCTGGCCGGTGCCCCAGTGGGCATCGCCGCCGTTCGGCGCGGTGCCGCCGTACCAGTGCACGGCGGACTTCATCCAGTTGGGCTCGTTCGAGTGCCACTCGAGGATGTCGATCTCACCGCTGGAGGGCCAGCCCACCTGCTGCACGTTGGCGCCCAGCGTCCAGAACGCCGGCCACATGCCGTAGCCGGAGGGAATCTTGATGCTCGCGACAATCTTCCCGTAGCGCCGCTCCACCTTGCCCTTGGTGTGCAGACGGCCCGAGAAGAGCGTGCGCTGGTGGCTGCCACAGCGGGTGTCGGACACGCTGGTGGCCGCCGTGCGCTCGGCCTTGAGGATGAGCTTGCCGCCGCTCACCGAGATGTTCTGGCTGCGGGGGTACTCGATTTCGCCCGTGCCGAAGTTGCAGTTGCCGGTGACCGGATCGAAGTCGCTGTTGAGCGTGGTCCAGTTGTTCCCGTTCAGGCTGGAGCCTTCGAACTCATCCGACCACGCCAGGTTCCAACCCGAGCCGGGGCTGTAGTCGAGCTCGCCCTGCGTCTGCCCCACGGCCTCGGGGGCCGCGCTGCTCACGTCGGGCTCGGGCGCGTCCGGCGCGCATCCGGTGAGGGCCGTCACACAGCAGGCCGCCAGGAACTTCGAGGAAAAGGTCTTTCGGGACATGTCCGTGCCTGAAAAGAAGGGGGGATTCCAGGGCTGAGACAAATCAACCCTGGAGGCCCCCCAATACAGGAAAACACGGCCACAGTGAACAGAACTGTTAATCCAGCGAAGTTCCTGTCATGCAACAGACTGACGCGGTGAGCCAAAGGCTCACTGCTGGCCCATCAGGAAGTCGTTGACGTTGACCTGGCCCTTCTCGGGGGTGGCTTCCTTGGGCTGGGTGCCCTTCTTGAAGAACATGAGCTCCGTGTTCTTGGAGCTGTTGGAGGCAATCTTGCCCGTCTTCTCGTCGATGGGCAGCCGCACCAGCTCCATGGAGGGCCACGGGTAGAACTCCGGCTGGGGCCGGCCCGCGAGCGCCTTCTTCATGTAGTCCAGCCAGATGGGCAGCGCCGCGCGGCCGCCCGTCTCGTAGCGGTTGAGCGGGTGCGGGTTCAAGTCATAGCCCACCCACGCCACC is a genomic window of Stigmatella erecta containing:
- a CDS encoding glycoside hydrolase family 16 protein, producing MSRKTFSSKFLAACCVTALTGCAPDAPEPDVSSAAPEAVGQTQGELDYSPGSGWNLAWSDEFEGSSLNGNNWTTLNSDFDPVTGNCNFGTGEIEYPRSQNISVSGGKLILKAERTAATSVSDTRCGSHQRTLFSGRLHTKGKVERRYGKIVASIKIPSGYGMWPAFWTLGANVQQVGWPSSGEIDILEWHSNEPNWMKSAVHWYGGTAPNGGDAHWGTGQSGGYNLADSFHIYELEWDAGKMVFRLDNQYVGTTFSNSTEAEFQQNHYLILNLAMGGNWYGFPAAGSIALNQGQPKTMEVEWVRWYQTGGTTPPPTGIGVDNAGFESGLNSWTTWTPNGTAGAAISETYNGAHSGAYHLTHWSSQPFETWTYQAKTGLANGNYKVRAWVRKGGNFAIARLQGKTSGSAAPVFTSLGTYGGWTLVETPTINVTSGYLEFGFHTQATTADGANFIHMDDVEIVKL